A region from the uncultured Campylobacter sp. genome encodes:
- the ttdB gene encoding L(+)-tartrate dehydratase subunit beta, whose product MSKKILTTPIAPEDLADIKIGDVIYLSGHIVTCRDVPHRRVVEEGRELPLDIRGGAILHAGPIIRKTGEKSFEMVSVGPTTSMRMEKFEREFIAKTGVRLIVGKGGMGEGTMSGCKEFGAIHCVFPAGCAVVAATQVEQIESADWTELGMPETLWKCRVKEFGPLIVSIDAHGNNLFEQNKVKFNEKKDAALAEILPQVGFIK is encoded by the coding sequence ATGAGTAAGAAAATTTTAACCACGCCGATCGCGCCCGAGGATCTAGCGGATATCAAAATCGGCGACGTCATATACCTCAGCGGACACATCGTCACCTGCCGCGACGTGCCGCACAGACGCGTCGTAGAGGAGGGTCGCGAGCTGCCGCTAGATATCAGGGGCGGCGCGATCTTGCACGCTGGACCGATCATCAGAAAAACGGGCGAAAAAAGCTTTGAGATGGTCTCGGTTGGGCCGACTACGAGCATGCGGATGGAGAAATTCGAGCGCGAGTTTATCGCCAAAACGGGCGTGCGCCTGATAGTGGGCAAAGGAGGCATGGGCGAGGGCACGATGAGCGGCTGCAAGGAGTTTGGCGCGATACACTGCGTATTTCCGGCAGGCTGCGCGGTGGTCGCCGCGACGCAGGTCGAGCAGATCGAGAGCGCGGACTGGACGGAGCTTGGGATGCCCGAGACGCTGTGGAAGTGCCGCGTGAAGGAGTTTGGCCCGCTCATCGTCTCGATTGACGCGCACGGAAATAATCTTTTTGAGCAAAATAAGGTCAAATTTAACGAGAAAAAGGACGCGGCTTTGGCTGAAATTTTACCGCAGGTCGGGTTTATAAAGTAG
- the larB gene encoding nickel pincer cofactor biosynthesis protein LarB, with protein sequence MREDEILELFAGVKSGRVSEQEALKYLKNYPYEDVGCAKIDTQRALRNGAGEVIYGEGKTDDEILRIAGAIGARRQNILITRTNQRVFKRVREMLPQAKFNARGRVISVKFKEPALTQSYIAIVSAGTADGAVVEEAYETARFLGNDARKFSDAGVAGLHRLIANLEQIRGAKVAIAVAGMEGALASVLAGLVSVPVIAVPTSVGYGASFGGLAALLAMLNSCANGVSVVNIDNGFGAAYNASLINHL encoded by the coding sequence ATGAGAGAGGATGAAATTTTAGAGCTTTTCGCGGGGGTAAAAAGCGGCCGCGTGAGCGAGCAAGAGGCGCTAAAATACCTAAAAAACTACCCCTACGAGGACGTGGGCTGCGCCAAGATCGACACTCAACGCGCCCTGCGAAACGGCGCGGGCGAGGTGATCTACGGTGAGGGCAAGACAGATGATGAAATTTTACGCATCGCTGGCGCGATCGGCGCAAGGCGGCAAAATATCCTGATCACGCGCACGAACCAACGGGTTTTTAAGCGGGTGCGCGAGATGCTGCCACAGGCGAAGTTTAACGCTCGCGGCCGCGTCATCAGCGTCAAATTTAAAGAGCCTGCGCTCACGCAAAGCTACATCGCGATAGTCTCTGCAGGCACCGCCGACGGCGCGGTAGTGGAGGAGGCGTACGAGACGGCGCGATTTCTAGGCAACGACGCGCGTAAATTTAGCGACGCGGGCGTGGCCGGGCTGCATAGGCTGATCGCAAATTTAGAGCAGATACGCGGCGCAAAGGTCGCCATCGCGGTGGCGGGCATGGAGGGCGCGCTAGCTAGCGTGCTGGCGGGTCTCGTGAGCGTGCCGGTGATCGCGGTGCCCACCAGCGTGGGATATGGAGCGAGCTTTGGCGGTCTGGCGGCGCTGCTAGCGATGCTAAACAGCTGCGCAAACGGAGTGAGCGTCGTAAATATCGACAACGGCTTTGGCGCCGCGTATAACGCGAGCCTGATAAATCATCTCTAA
- a CDS encoding DUF2809 domain-containing protein: MREENLNEQEAGRRDAKQREQKAQTRQSARTRLAFLAATVLILAAEIYIAICVKGGFVRHYAGDVLAVVLLYALARAIFSVPPSNLPLKIFAFAAALELAQYFGAVQILGVENKILKVMIGGTFDFADLLCYAAGCVLAGAYEKFESKI, encoded by the coding sequence TTGCGAGAGGAAAATTTAAACGAGCAAGAGGCTGGACGAAGGGACGCAAAACAGCGCGAGCAAAAGGCGCAAACAAGACAAAGCGCGCGGACGAGGCTAGCGTTTTTAGCCGCGACGGTTCTGATTTTAGCGGCTGAAATTTACATCGCGATCTGCGTAAAGGGCGGCTTCGTGCGCCACTACGCGGGTGACGTTTTGGCCGTCGTTTTGCTTTACGCGTTGGCTCGGGCTATTTTTAGCGTGCCGCCGTCAAATTTGCCGCTTAAAATTTTCGCGTTTGCGGCGGCTTTGGAGCTCGCGCAGTATTTTGGCGCCGTGCAAATTTTAGGCGTAGAAAATAAAATTTTAAAAGTAATGATCGGCGGGACGTTTGATTTTGCCGATCTGCTTTGCTACGCTGCGGGCTGCGTCCTAGCGGGCGCGTATGAAAAATTTGAAAGTAAAATTTAG
- the larC gene encoding nickel pincer cofactor biosynthesis protein LarC: protein MAKILYYDASAGISGDMNLGALVELGVDFSYLCAELEKLNLAGEFKLERKNVLKNGIAATKIGIVPLKSQPHARSYAGIRQILESSNLSCSCKQRAGAIFRTIAQAEAKVHGTDIERVHFHEIGAIDSIADVAGAAICLEYLFEKLGVSRVVSSKIELGGGVAICDHGALSVPAPAVCEILKGVPVSLGRANFEMTTPTGAAILKACADEFTDGASFRIEKIGYGAGDKDAADFANMLRAMICEADEDLDDQNLDARSDYGEACKQILISTNIDDMDAESFALACEILRENGALDVFSRSIFMKKGRIGFELNALCRKQDAQNLKDLIFTHTTAIGVREVEVAKTELKREFARVQTKFGEIGLKISGSGQTQKAKPEFEDCKAAALAHGTTIELVRKEALKIYDETRKTKG, encoded by the coding sequence TTGGCTAAAATTTTATATTACGACGCTAGCGCTGGTATCAGCGGCGATATGAATTTAGGTGCGCTGGTGGAGCTCGGCGTGGATTTTAGTTATCTTTGCGCCGAGCTAGAGAAGTTAAATTTAGCCGGCGAATTTAAGCTAGAGCGCAAAAACGTGCTAAAAAACGGCATCGCCGCTACTAAAATCGGCATCGTACCGCTAAAATCGCAGCCTCACGCCAGAAGCTACGCGGGTATCAGGCAAATTTTAGAGAGTTCAAATTTAAGCTGTAGCTGCAAACAAAGAGCGGGCGCGATATTTCGCACGATTGCGCAGGCCGAAGCCAAAGTCCACGGCACGGACATAGAGCGGGTGCATTTTCACGAGATCGGCGCGATCGATAGCATCGCGGACGTCGCGGGCGCGGCAATCTGCCTCGAGTATCTTTTTGAAAAGCTCGGTGTCTCGCGCGTCGTAAGCTCAAAGATCGAGCTTGGCGGCGGCGTAGCGATCTGCGATCACGGCGCGCTTAGCGTGCCGGCACCCGCCGTTTGCGAAATTTTAAAAGGCGTGCCCGTAAGCCTCGGACGCGCAAATTTCGAGATGACTACCCCCACGGGAGCGGCGATTTTAAAGGCCTGCGCGGACGAGTTTACGGACGGCGCGAGCTTTAGGATCGAAAAGATCGGCTACGGCGCGGGCGATAAAGATGCCGCAGACTTTGCAAACATGCTTCGCGCGATGATCTGCGAGGCGGACGAGGATTTAGACGATCAAAATTTAGACGCACGCTCCGACTACGGCGAGGCTTGCAAGCAAATTTTAATCTCCACTAATATCGACGATATGGACGCCGAGAGCTTTGCGCTTGCGTGCGAAATTCTGCGCGAAAACGGCGCGCTGGACGTGTTTAGCAGATCTATTTTTATGAAAAAGGGACGCATTGGCTTTGAGCTAAACGCGCTGTGCCGCAAGCAGGACGCGCAAAATTTAAAGGATCTAATATTTACGCACACCACTGCGATCGGCGTTCGCGAGGTAGAGGTCGCTAAAACCGAGCTAAAGCGCGAGTTTGCGCGAGTACAGACGAAATTCGGCGAGATAGGGCTTAAAATTTCTGGCAGCGGCCAAACGCAAAAGGCAAAGCCCGAATTTGAGGACTGCAAGGCCGCGGCGCTCGCGCACGGCACGACGATAGAGTTGGTGCGAAAAGAGGCGCTGAAAATCTATGACGAAACTAGAAAAACTAAAGGCTGA
- the nosZ gene encoding Sec-dependent nitrous-oxide reductase yields MLKSFKPVLLGSVLFAASALCAADSDLERVMKERNLSEKDVLAAAKTYQPTGRKDDYMVFSSGGQSGQVLVYGVPSMRIYKYIGVFTPEPWQGYGFDEESKAVLRSGSINGKEINWGDTHHPNFSEKNGEYVGDYLFINDKANPRIAVINLSDFETTQIVVNPVIKSDHGGSFVTPNTEYVIETSQYAAPFDNDWHPIEEYQAVYRGAVTLWKFDYDKGKIDVNKSFSLELPPYMQDLSDAGKGESFGWAFTNSFNSEMYTGGIEKGLPPMEAGMSRNDTDYLHVYNWQILEKLAQDSKNYKVVNGHRIVTIDAAVKAGALFLIPEAKSPHGVDVSPDGRYIIIGGKLDTHASVYDFKKIKELIDKKEYAGKDPYGIPILDMQKTLHGQAELGLGPLHNTFDSKDGVIYTSLYVDSQIVKWNYKTLKVLDRINVHYNIGHLDSMEGKSSKPVGKYVIALDKLSIDRFNPIGPLHPQNHQLIDITGPKMEMLYDLPIGLGEPHDVVSIAASKLHTKPTYTMGTNSRTGKQHPAMTLAGQERIERDGKNVKVYATAIRSHINPEHIEVNKDDNVTIYMTNLERAEDETHGFTVDDYDLHMSLEPGKTASVNFIADKEGVFPFYCTEFCSALHLEMFGYLYVKDPNKKYTSAKASMLKALSPEALKAEYDKVVATNKATDDVIQSVVKFLKEKNYEKYPKVKALVDDALDQYGKIPETKAKADAAVKAGDMNGAILWEGQVWQYLVKTADVGLRAKNNLIRELSTPMSEAASNGEKAYLRGGCNGCHVIGQVSSGPDLTGVLLRHENGEKWVADFIKDPAKFYEDDYVKAMINYFNLRMPNQHMKDEEIKDIIEYLKWVDENAGLN; encoded by the coding sequence ATGTTAAAAAGTTTCAAACCCGTGCTTTTGGGCTCGGTTTTGTTCGCCGCAAGCGCCCTGTGTGCCGCAGATAGCGACTTAGAGCGCGTGATGAAAGAACGAAATTTAAGCGAAAAAGACGTTTTGGCGGCGGCTAAGACCTATCAGCCGACCGGTAGGAAGGACGATTATATGGTCTTCTCTTCCGGCGGTCAAAGCGGACAGGTGCTCGTTTACGGCGTGCCGTCGATGAGGATCTACAAATATATCGGCGTATTTACCCCGGAGCCTTGGCAGGGATACGGCTTTGACGAGGAGAGCAAGGCGGTCTTAAGATCGGGCTCCATTAACGGCAAAGAGATCAACTGGGGCGATACTCACCACCCAAATTTCAGCGAGAAAAACGGCGAGTATGTGGGCGATTATCTCTTTATCAACGATAAGGCGAACCCAAGAATCGCGGTTATAAATTTATCCGATTTCGAAACTACTCAAATAGTCGTAAATCCCGTAATCAAAAGCGATCACGGCGGTTCTTTCGTGACGCCTAATACCGAATACGTCATCGAAACCAGCCAATACGCAGCCCCTTTCGATAACGACTGGCACCCGATCGAGGAGTATCAGGCGGTTTATCGCGGTGCGGTAACGCTATGGAAATTTGACTACGATAAAGGCAAAATCGACGTAAATAAATCCTTTTCTCTAGAGCTTCCTCCATATATGCAAGATCTAAGTGACGCAGGTAAGGGCGAGAGCTTCGGCTGGGCGTTTACCAACAGCTTTAACTCCGAAATGTACACAGGCGGCATCGAAAAGGGTCTGCCTCCGATGGAAGCCGGTATGAGCCGCAACGATACCGACTACCTGCACGTTTACAACTGGCAAATTCTAGAAAAGCTTGCTCAAGACAGCAAAAACTATAAGGTCGTAAACGGACACAGAATCGTTACAATAGACGCTGCCGTAAAAGCGGGAGCGCTATTTTTGATCCCTGAAGCTAAATCCCCTCACGGCGTCGATGTTAGCCCTGATGGTCGCTATATCATTATCGGCGGTAAACTAGATACTCACGCTAGCGTTTATGATTTTAAAAAGATCAAAGAGCTAATTGATAAAAAAGAATACGCAGGCAAGGATCCATACGGAATTCCGATCCTAGATATGCAAAAGACGCTTCACGGACAAGCAGAGCTTGGTCTTGGACCTTTGCATAATACCTTCGATTCGAAAGATGGCGTAATCTATACATCGCTTTACGTCGATAGCCAGATCGTAAAATGGAACTACAAAACGCTAAAGGTTTTAGATAGGATCAACGTCCACTACAATATCGGTCACCTCGACTCCATGGAGGGCAAATCCTCTAAGCCTGTCGGCAAATACGTAATCGCACTGGATAAGCTTTCGATCGATAGATTTAATCCTATCGGACCGCTTCATCCGCAAAACCACCAGCTCATCGACATTACAGGGCCTAAAATGGAGATGCTTTATGATCTTCCTATCGGTCTAGGTGAGCCGCACGACGTAGTTTCTATCGCAGCTAGCAAGCTTCATACGAAACCTACCTATACTATGGGAACGAACTCTCGTACCGGCAAACAACACCCTGCTATGACGTTAGCGGGTCAAGAGCGCATCGAGCGCGACGGCAAAAACGTAAAAGTCTATGCTACGGCGATCCGCAGCCATATTAATCCTGAGCACATCGAGGTTAATAAGGACGATAACGTAACGATCTATATGACAAATTTAGAGCGTGCCGAGGACGAAACTCACGGCTTTACGGTTGATGATTACGATTTGCATATGTCGCTTGAGCCGGGTAAGACTGCGAGCGTAAATTTCATCGCAGATAAAGAGGGCGTATTTCCTTTCTACTGCACGGAATTCTGCTCTGCGCTGCACCTTGAGATGTTTGGATATCTATACGTAAAAGATCCGAATAAAAAATACACTTCAGCTAAAGCGTCTATGCTAAAAGCTCTTAGCCCGGAGGCTCTAAAAGCCGAATACGATAAGGTAGTAGCTACGAATAAAGCCACCGACGACGTTATTCAATCAGTCGTTAAATTCTTAAAAGAGAAAAATTACGAGAAATATCCTAAGGTCAAGGCTTTAGTCGATGACGCGCTGGATCAATACGGCAAAATTCCTGAAACCAAAGCCAAGGCAGACGCCGCGGTAAAAGCGGGCGATATGAATGGCGCGATACTTTGGGAAGGTCAAGTTTGGCAGTACCTAGTAAAAACCGCAGATGTCGGGCTTCGCGCTAAAAATAACCTAATCCGCGAGCTCTCCACTCCTATGAGCGAGGCTGCATCTAACGGCGAAAAGGCTTACCTACGCGGAGGCTGCAACGGCTGCCACGTCATCGGTCAAGTAAGCTCGGGTCCTGATCTAACGGGCGTCCTACTCCGCCACGAAAACGGCGAGAAATGGGTAGCCGATTTCATCAAAGACCCTGCTAAATTCTACGAAGACGACTACGTTAAGGCAATGATAAATTACTTCAACCTTCGCATGCCAAATCAGCATATGAAAGACGAAGAGATCAAAGATATCATCGAATACCTAAAATGGGTCGATGAGAACGCGGGTCTTAACTAG
- the ttdA gene encoding L(+)-tartrate dehydratase subunit alpha has translation MDKEKAVQKMTEVMAKFVGYTGKVLPDDVTAKLRELAERETQPLAKEIYKTMFENQRLAKELDRPSCQDTGVIQFFVRCGANFPLIGELEELLREAVLQATREAPLRHNSVETFDEYNTGKNVGKGTPSVFWEIVPDSSECEIHTYMAGGGCSLPGKATVLMPGMGYEGVVKFVMDIMTSYGINACPPLLVGVGIGTSIDVASLLSKKALMRPLGSRNPNDRAALTEKLLEDGINKIGLGPQGMSGASSVMGVHIENCARHPSVIAVAVNVGCWSHRKGHIVWDEQLSFAVKSHKEFAL, from the coding sequence ATGGATAAAGAAAAAGCCGTGCAAAAGATGACCGAGGTCATGGCGAAATTCGTCGGCTACACGGGCAAGGTGCTGCCTGATGATGTGACGGCAAAGCTGCGGGAGCTCGCCGAACGCGAGACGCAGCCGCTGGCAAAGGAGATATACAAAACGATGTTTGAAAACCAGCGCCTAGCCAAGGAGCTAGACCGTCCGTCCTGTCAGGATACTGGCGTGATCCAGTTTTTCGTGCGCTGCGGGGCGAACTTCCCGCTCATCGGCGAGCTCGAGGAGCTACTGCGAGAGGCCGTACTGCAAGCGACGCGCGAGGCTCCGCTGCGCCATAACAGCGTCGAGACGTTTGATGAGTACAACACCGGTAAAAACGTCGGCAAAGGCACGCCTAGCGTATTTTGGGAGATCGTGCCGGATAGCAGCGAGTGCGAGATACACACCTATATGGCGGGCGGCGGCTGTAGCCTGCCCGGCAAGGCGACCGTGCTGATGCCGGGCATGGGCTACGAAGGCGTCGTAAAATTCGTCATGGACATCATGACCAGCTACGGCATAAACGCCTGTCCGCCGCTGCTAGTGGGCGTGGGCATCGGCACCTCGATCGACGTGGCGTCGCTACTATCTAAAAAAGCGCTGATGAGACCGCTAGGCTCGCGCAATCCAAACGACCGAGCCGCGCTAACCGAAAAACTGCTCGAAGATGGCATCAATAAAATAGGCCTAGGCCCGCAAGGCATGAGCGGCGCAAGCTCCGTGATGGGCGTGCATATCGAAAACTGCGCCCGCCACCCAAGCGTCATCGCCGTCGCCGTAAACGTAGGCTGCTGGTCGCACCGCAAAGGCCATATCGTCTGGGACGAGCAGCTAAGCTTTGCCGTAAAATCGCACAAGGAGTTCGCGCTATGA
- a CDS encoding anaerobic C4-dicarboxylate transporter produces the protein MEFLTSLSESTQFFLQLIIVLGCLFYGAKKGGMALGILGGIGLVILVFGFRLEPGKPAVDVILTILAVVVASATLQATGGLDVMLQIAEKLLRKHPKMVCIIAPTVAWTLTILCGTGHTVYTLLPIIYDVAIKNGIRPERPMAASTISSQLAIIASPVSVAGVSMVAILLGQGVHIEGFSTYLDLLKLTIPSTFIGMLAIGTWSIFRGKDLDKDPEFQEKIKDPEQKKYIYGESTTLLGQKLPRIKWICMWIFLATIALVAVLGYEKSLRPAWTKNVPGKSVEIIVDKKTVKNITIKDGQVISMVDGGKVVSNVKESKAKDATKFNSVEIYDKDKKLTQSIVSQDGNVVITTGDKSESIANASIVVKDTMKKTTNLNMVLTIQIFMLLAASIMMIVSGIKAGNIAKNEIFHSGMIALVAIYGISWMAETMFTAHIEMLKASLGKVVMAYPWTYVIVSLLISKFLNSQAAAVATFVPLAVSIGIDPGLIIAFAPACYGYYILPTYPSDLAAIQFDRSGTTHIGKFVINHSFIFPGLIGVLTSCAMGFIFAHIYGYL, from the coding sequence ATGGAGTTTCTGACAAGTTTGTCTGAAAGCACTCAATTCTTTTTGCAGCTCATTATAGTATTGGGCTGTTTGTTTTATGGTGCTAAAAAAGGCGGTATGGCGCTGGGAATTCTAGGCGGTATAGGCTTAGTGATCTTAGTGTTTGGATTTAGATTAGAGCCAGGTAAGCCGGCAGTGGACGTTATTTTAACTATCCTCGCAGTTGTCGTAGCAAGTGCAACACTACAGGCTACGGGAGGGCTTGATGTAATGCTTCAAATAGCGGAGAAATTGCTTCGTAAGCATCCGAAGATGGTTTGTATCATCGCTCCAACTGTTGCGTGGACGCTTACAATCTTATGCGGAACGGGACACACCGTCTATACGCTGCTTCCGATCATCTATGACGTAGCTATTAAAAATGGGATTCGCCCTGAGCGCCCGATGGCTGCTTCTACGATCTCCTCGCAACTTGCTATCATCGCTAGCCCCGTTTCGGTTGCCGGCGTTTCGATGGTCGCGATCTTACTAGGCCAAGGCGTGCATATCGAGGGCTTTAGTACGTATTTGGATCTGCTAAAACTCACTATCCCTTCTACTTTCATCGGTATGCTTGCAATCGGAACGTGGTCGATTTTTAGAGGTAAAGATCTAGATAAAGATCCGGAATTTCAAGAAAAGATCAAAGATCCAGAGCAGAAAAAATATATCTACGGCGAAAGCACGACCTTGTTAGGTCAAAAGCTTCCTAGGATTAAGTGGATCTGCATGTGGATTTTCTTAGCTACTATTGCGCTAGTTGCGGTTTTAGGTTACGAGAAAAGCTTGCGTCCTGCGTGGACTAAAAATGTCCCTGGAAAATCTGTAGAGATCATCGTCGATAAAAAAACGGTCAAAAATATCACGATTAAAGATGGTCAGGTTATCTCCATGGTAGACGGTGGCAAGGTCGTCTCAAACGTCAAAGAGTCCAAAGCCAAAGATGCGACGAAATTTAATAGCGTTGAAATTTACGACAAAGATAAAAAGCTTACTCAAAGCATCGTCTCTCAAGACGGAAATGTAGTAATTACGACAGGCGATAAGAGCGAAAGCATCGCAAACGCAAGTATAGTCGTAAAGGATACTATGAAGAAGACCACAAATTTAAATATGGTCTTAACCATTCAAATTTTCATGCTTCTTGCAGCATCCATTATGATGATTGTCTCGGGTATCAAAGCGGGCAATATCGCTAAAAATGAAATTTTTCATAGCGGTATGATCGCGCTCGTAGCCATTTATGGAATTTCATGGATGGCGGAGACTATGTTTACTGCTCATATCGAAATGTTAAAAGCGTCGCTAGGTAAGGTTGTTATGGCGTATCCGTGGACATATGTCATTGTTTCGCTGCTAATTAGTAAATTCCTTAACTCTCAAGCGGCGGCGGTTGCTACTTTCGTACCGCTAGCGGTTAGCATCGGTATTGATCCGGGCCTTATTATTGCGTTTGCACCGGCTTGCTACGGATACTATATCCTACCTACCTATCCGAGTGATCTTGCGGCGATCCAGTTCGACCGCTCGGGCACTACGCACATTGGTAAATTCGTCATCAACCACAGCTTCATTTTCCCTGGGCTAATAGGTGTTCTTACTTCATGTGCGATGGGCTTTATCTTCGCTCATATTTACGGCTATTTATAA
- the larE gene encoding ATP-dependent sacrificial sulfur transferase LarE, with protein sequence MTKLEKLKADLRGLGELAVAFSGGADSSLLLRAAHDALGARAIGITIRSPYMSSREIAEAVEFARFYGIRHEILELGVAEGIKNNPENRCYLCKKAVFSRLIERARELGFSRVADGTNRDDLGEYRPGLKAKEELGVLSPLINLTKAEIRELSRELGLPTAEKPGYACLLTRLPHGREIDQGELNLIEAAENLLIASGYANVRARCDRKNIKLQMPFSSMQSFLNDAKFKSVVRQLISLGAAEVTLDLKGLREDVLHERG encoded by the coding sequence ATGACGAAACTAGAAAAACTAAAGGCTGATCTGCGCGGGCTGGGCGAGCTGGCGGTCGCATTTAGCGGCGGAGCGGACAGCTCGCTACTGCTACGTGCGGCGCACGACGCGCTGGGTGCGCGAGCGATCGGCATAACGATAAGATCGCCCTACATGTCCTCGCGCGAGATCGCCGAAGCCGTGGAATTTGCTAGATTTTACGGCATCCGCCACGAAATTTTAGAGCTCGGCGTGGCGGAGGGGATCAAAAATAACCCCGAAAACCGCTGCTATCTGTGCAAAAAGGCGGTCTTTTCGCGCCTAATCGAGCGCGCCCGCGAGCTTGGCTTTAGCCGCGTCGCAGACGGTACGAACCGAGACGATCTGGGCGAATACCGCCCCGGGCTCAAAGCAAAAGAGGAGCTAGGCGTGCTCTCGCCGCTGATAAATTTAACCAAAGCCGAGATCCGCGAGCTATCGCGCGAGCTGGGCTTGCCCACGGCCGAAAAGCCCGGCTATGCATGTTTGCTAACGCGCCTACCGCATGGGCGTGAGATCGATCAGGGCGAGCTAAATTTGATCGAAGCGGCGGAAAATCTACTCATCGCAAGCGGCTACGCAAACGTCCGCGCGCGGTGCGACCGCAAAAATATAAAGCTACAAATGCCTTTTTCTAGCATGCAAAGCTTTCTAAACGACGCAAAATTTAAAAGCGTCGTTAGACAGCTCATCTCGCTTGGCGCAGCGGAGGTGACGCTCGATCTAAAGGGGCTTAGAGAGGATGTTTTGCATGAGAGAGGATGA
- the larA gene encoding nickel-dependent lactate racemase: MQIPIAYGKDDHLSLEISERNLLGVFNPNPVAKFDETALIAKALANPINQKSFNEFIAGDEKIVVIVNDGTRPTPTAKILKQIYPKIREKNKIFIIATGCHREGTLDEYEMIFGKEIYAEIRTKNEVHDHDSKHDEMVFLGESKNGTQMYLNKIVAEAKKVIVIGSVEPHYFAGYTGGRKAFLPGTASYESITQNHKLALSADAQALRLEGNPVHEDMIDAMKVLAHIDVFSIQTVLDSEHGMYYASAGDLNDSFYDCVKKADEVFCVNIPRKADIVISVAPYPMDVDLYQAQKALDNGKLALAQNGILIMVAKCRTGIGPKPFFDLMASADTPKKVLEKISAGFKLGYHKAAKMAEISLWAQTWAVSDLSDEQMRAVHLKPYHDIQKAVDDALAQKGADAKIIILPFGSMTVPKA, translated from the coding sequence ATGCAAATCCCTATCGCATACGGCAAAGATGATCATCTAAGCTTAGAGATAAGCGAGAGAAACTTGCTCGGCGTTTTTAACCCAAACCCCGTGGCTAAATTTGACGAAACGGCGCTCATCGCAAAGGCTCTAGCAAATCCGATAAATCAAAAAAGCTTTAATGAGTTTATCGCGGGCGATGAAAAGATCGTCGTCATCGTAAACGACGGCACCAGACCCACGCCTACGGCAAAAATTTTAAAGCAAATTTACCCAAAAATCCGCGAGAAAAATAAAATTTTCATCATTGCCACGGGCTGCCATAGAGAGGGCACGCTTGATGAGTACGAGATGATCTTCGGCAAAGAAATTTACGCGGAGATTAGAACCAAAAACGAAGTTCACGATCACGACTCCAAGCACGACGAGATGGTATTTTTAGGCGAGTCCAAAAATGGCACGCAGATGTATCTAAACAAAATCGTAGCAGAAGCGAAAAAGGTGATCGTCATAGGCTCGGTCGAGCCACACTATTTCGCGGGCTACACGGGCGGCAGAAAGGCCTTTTTGCCGGGCACTGCGTCGTACGAGAGCATCACGCAAAACCACAAGCTCGCTCTTAGCGCCGATGCGCAAGCTCTGCGCCTAGAGGGCAACCCCGTGCACGAAGATATGATCGACGCGATGAAAGTTCTTGCTCATATCGACGTTTTTTCGATCCAGACGGTTCTTGATAGCGAGCACGGCATGTATTACGCAAGCGCGGGCGACTTAAACGACAGCTTTTACGACTGCGTAAAAAAGGCCGACGAGGTATTTTGCGTAAATATCCCGCGCAAGGCAGATATCGTGATCTCGGTCGCGCCCTATCCGATGGACGTCGATCTCTATCAGGCGCAAAAAGCCCTAGATAACGGCAAACTAGCGCTCGCACAGAACGGAATTTTAATCATGGTCGCAAAGTGCCGCACCGGCATCGGACCAAAGCCGTTTTTTGATCTGATGGCATCCGCGGATACGCCTAAAAAGGTGCTCGAAAAGATCAGCGCGGGCTTTAAGCTCGGCTACCACAAGGCCGCTAAAATGGCCGAAATCTCGCTCTGGGCGCAGACTTGGGCGGTGAGTGATCTCAGCGACGAGCAGATGCGCGCCGTGCATCTAAAACCATACCACGACATCCAAAAGGCCGTGGACGACGCGCTCGCGCAGAAGGGCGCGGACGCGAAGATCATCATCCTGCCGTTTGGCTCGATGACGGTGCCTAAGGCCTAG